A genomic segment from Xiphophorus maculatus strain JP 163 A chromosome 6, X_maculatus-5.0-male, whole genome shotgun sequence encodes:
- the LOC102232954 gene encoding myosin-7 isoform X1: MGDAAMKEFGAAAPYLRKSDRERLEAQTRPFDMKKECFVPDPDEEYVKASIVSRDSDKVTAQTAKGKTVTVKECDIHPQNPPKFDKIEDMAMFTFLHEPAVLFNLKERYAAWMIYTYSGLFCVTVNPYKWLPVYNQEVVVAYRGKKRSEAPPHIFSISDNAYQYMLTDRENQSILITGESGAGKTVNTKRVIQYFASIAAGGGKKDTGSEKKGTLEDQIIQCNPALEAFGNAKTIRNDNSSRFGKFIRIHFAASGKLASADIETYLLEKSRVTFQLRAERDYHIFYQILSQKKPELLEMLLITNNPYDYAFISQGETTVASINDAEELIATDEAFDVLGFTQEEKNGIYKLTGAIMHYGNMKFKNKQREEQAEADGTEDADKSAYLMGLNSADLIKGLCHPRVKVGNEWVTKGQNVQQVYYAVGALAKAVYEKMFLWMVVRINHSLDTKQPRQYFIGVLDIAGFEIFDFNTFEQLCINFTNEKLQQFFNHHMFVLEQEEYKKEGIEWTFIDFGMDLQACIDLIEKPMGIMSILEEECMFPKASDATFKAKLYDNHLGKSSNFQKPRIVKGKPEAHFALVHYAGTVDYNINNWLVKNKDPLNETVVGLYQKSTLKLLGILFANYAGADSVESGKGGKGGGSKKKGSSFQTVSALHRENLNKLMTNLRSTHPHFVRCIIPNESKTPGAMENPLVMHQLRCNGVLEGIRICRKGFPNRILYGDFKQRYRILNPAAIPEGQFIDSRKGAEKLLGSLDIDHNQYKFGHTKVFFKAGLLGQLEEMRDDRLSLIITGIQARSRGLLARVEFQKIVERRDALLVIQWNIRAFMGVKNWPWMKLYFKIKPLLRSAEAEKEMANMKEEFLKLKEAYAKSEARRKELEEKTVSLLQEKNDLQLQVQAEQDNLADAEERCEGLIKHKIQMEAKVKELSERLEDEEEINAELTAKKRKLEDECSELKKDIDDLELTLAKVEKEKHATENKVKNLVEEMAALDEIIAKLTKEKKALQEAHQQTLDDLQSEEDKVNTLTKAKAKLEQQVDDLEGSLEQEKKIRLDLERAKRKLEGDLKLTQESLMDVENDKQQLEERLKKKDFELSQLNNKIEDEQAIAIQLQKKLKELQARIEELEEELEAERAARAKVEKQRADLARELEEISERLEEAGGATAAQIEMNKKREAEFQKLRRDLEEATLHHEATTATLRKKQADTVADLGEQIDNLQRVKQKLEKEKSELRLELDDVVSNMEHILKTKINLEKTCRTLEDQMNEYKTKFEEAQRCINDFNMQKAKLQTENGELSRQLEEKDSLVSQLTRGKMSYTQQIEDLKRQLEEETKAKNALAHAVQSARHDCDLLREQYEEEQEAKAELQRSMSKANSEVAQWRTKYETDAIQRTEELEEAKKKLAQRLQEAEEAVEAVNAKCSSLEKTKHRLQNEIEDLMVDVERSNAAAAALDKKQRNFDKVLSEWKQKYEESQCELESSQKEARALSTELFKLKNSYEESLDHLETMKRENKNLQEEISDLTEQLGESGKNIHELEKLRKQLEQEKSEIQSALEEAEASLEHEEGKILRAQLEFNQIKADIERKLAEKDEEMEQCKRNLQRTIDTLQSSLEAECRSRNEALRLKKKMEGDLNEMEIQLSQANRQAAESQKQLKSVHAHLKDCQIQLDEAVRANDDLKENMAIVERRNNLLQAELEELRGALEQTERSRKLAEQELLDVSERVQLLHSQNTSLINQKKKLEGDTVQLQSEVEDALQECRNAEEKAKKAITDAAMMAEELKKEQDTSAHLERMKKNMEQTIKDLQHRLDEAEQIAMKGGKKQVQKLEARVRELENEVESEQKKSGEAVKGMRKYERRIKELTYQTEEDRKNVARLQDLVDKLQLKVKAYKRAAEESEEQANTHMSKFRKLQHELDEAEERADIAESQVNKLRAKSRDVGSKVRDSSRFEHEK, from the exons ATGGGTGATGCTGCCATGAAAGAATTTGGGGCAGCCGCCCCGTACCTGAGGAAGTCAGACAGGGAGCGTCTGGAGGCCCAGACCCGTCCGTTTGACATGAAGAAGGAATGTTTTGTTCCTGACCCCGATGAGGAATACGTAAAGGCTTCCATCGTAAGTCGTGACAGTGATAAAGTCACTGCTCAGACAGCGAAAGGGAAG ACTGTCACCGTGAAGGAGTGTGACATACATCCTCAGAACCCGCCAAAGTTTGATAAAATTGAAGATATGGCGATGTTCACCTTCCTCCATGAGCCAGCTGTGCTGTTTAACCTCAAAGAGCGTTACGCAGCGTGGATGATCTAT ACCTACTCTGGGCTGTTCTGTGTGACTGTCAACCCCTACAAGTGGCTGCCAGTCTACAACCAAGAGGTGGTTGTTGCCTACAGGGGAAAGAAGAGGAgtgaagctcctcctcacaTCTTCTCCATCTCTGACAATGCCTACCAGTACATGCTTACAG acaGAGAAAATCAGTCCATTCTCATCAC TGGAGAATCTGGTGCTGGAAAAACTGTTAACACCAAGAGAGTCATTCAGTACTTTGCCAGCATTGCAGCTGGAGGTGGGAAAAAGGACACAGGCTCTGAGAAAAAG GGTACATTGGAGGATCAAATCATCCAATGCAACCCGGCATTAGAGGCCTTTGGTAATGCAAAAACCATCAGAAATGATAACTCTTCCAGATTT GGAAAATTTATCCGTATTCATTTTGCAGCCAGTGGAAAGCTGGCTTCAGCTGATATTGAGACAT ATCTGCTAGAGAAGTCCAGAGTAACCTTTCAGCTTAGGGCTGAAAGAGATTACCACATCTTCTATCAAATTCTGTCTCAGAAGAAACCTGAGCTGcttg AAATGCTCCTCATTACAAACAACCCCTATGACTACGCCTTCATCTCCCAAGGAGAGACGACGGTAGCCTCCATCAATGATGCAGAAGAGCTGATAGCAACTGAT GAGGCCTTTGATGTATTGGGCTTCACTCAAGAGGAGAAGAATGGCATTTACAAACTGACTGGTGCCATAATGCACTATGGTAACATGAAGTTTAAGAACAAGCAGCGTGAAGAGCAGGCCGAGGCAGATGGCACTGAAG atgcTGACAAATCAGCTTACCTCATGGGCCTGAACTCTGCTGACCTCATTAAAGGTCTCTGTCACCCAAGAGTCAAAGTAGGAAATGAATGGGTCACCAAGGGACAAAATGTTCAACAG gtgTATTATGCGGTTGGAGCTCTGGCTAAAGCAGTGTATGAGAAGATGTTCTTGTGGATGGTGGTGAGAATCAACCATTCACTCGACACCAAGCAGCCTCGCCAGTATTTCATTGGAGTGCTGGACATTGCTGGATTTGAGATCTTTGAT TTCAACACCTTCGAGCAGCTGTGCATCAACTTCACCAATGAAAAACTGCAACAGTTTTTCAACCACCACATGTTTGTGCTGGAGCAGGAAGAGTACAAGAAAGAAGGAATTGAATGGACTTTCATTGACTTTGGTATGGATCTGCAGGCCTGTATTGACCTGATTGAAAAG CCCATGGGTATCATGTCCATCCTCGAAGAGGAGTGCATGTTTCCCAAAGCCTCTGATGCTACATTTAAAGCTAAGCTTTATGACAATCATCTGGGAAAATCCAGCAACTTCCAGAAACCCAGGATTGTCAAAGGCAAACCAGAGGCCCATTTTGCCCTGGTTCACTATGCTGGAACTGTTGACTATAATATCAACAATTGGCTGGTGAAGAACAAGGATCCTCTGAATGAGACTGTTGTTGGGCTGTACCAGAAGTCTACACTCAAGCTGCTTGGTATTCTCTTTGCAAATTATGCAGGAGCTGATTCAG TTGAAAGTGGAAAAGGTGGCAAAGGAGGAGGAAGCAAGAAGAAGGGATCATCTTTTCAAACTGTATCTGCCCTTCACAGG GAGAACCTGAATAAGTTAATGACCAACCTGAGGTCTACCCACCCCCACTTTGTACGCTGCATCATCCCCAACGAGAGCAAGACTCCTGGGGCCATGGAGAATCCTCTGGTGATGCACCAGCTGCGCTGTAACGGTGTTCTGGAAGGCATCAGGATCTGTAGGAAAGGCTTCCCTAACAGGATCCTCTATGGAGACTTCAAGCAGAG ATATCGTATCTTGAATCCTGCTGCCATCCCTGAGGGACAGTTCATTGACAGCAGGAAGGGAGCCGAAAAACTTCTTGGATCTCTTGATATCGATCATAACCAGTACAAGTTTGGGCACACtaag GTGTTCTTTAAAGCTGGTCTTCTTGGTCAACTGGAGGAGATGAGGGATGATCGCTTGTCACTCATTATCACTGGAATCCAGGCGAGATCTAGAGGTTTACTTGCAAGAGTTGAATTCCAGAAGATTGTTGAAAGAAG GGATGCACTACTCGTAATCCAGTGGAACATCCGCGCCTTCATGGGGGTCAAGAATTGGCCCTGGATGAAGTTGTACTTCAAGATCAAACCTCTCCTGAGATCtgctgaagcagaaaaagaGATGGCCAACATGAAGGAAGAATTCCTGAAACTGAAAGAGGCCTATGCAAAATCTGAAGCTCGCAGAaaagagctggaggagaaaacTGTCTCTCTTCTCCAGGAGAAAAATGACCTGCAGCTCCAAGTCCAAGCT GAGCAAGATAATCTTGCTGATGCAGAGGAGAGGTGTGAGGGGCTaatcaaacacaaaattcaaatggaAGCAAAAGTCAAAGAGCTTTCTGAGAGActggaggatgaagaggaaataaatgcTGAACTGACTGCTAAGAAGAGGAAGCTGGAGGATGAATGCTCTGAGTTGAAGAAGGACATTGATGACTTGGAGCTAACTCTGGCAAAAGTGGAGAAAGAGAAACACGCAACAGAGAACAAG GTAAAAAACCTTGTTGAAGAGATGGCTGCTTTGGATGAAATCATTGCCAAGCTGACCAAGGAGAAAAAAGCTTTACAGGAAGCTCACCAACAAACCCTGGATGACCTACAGAGTGAGGAAGACAAAGTCAACACTCTGACCAAGGCCAAGGCAAAGCTGGAGCAGCAAGTGGACGAT CTTGAGGGATCTCTTGAGCAAGAGAAGAAGATTAGACTGGACCTTGAGAGAGCAAAAAGAAAGCTGGAGGGAGACTTAAAGTTGACCCAGGAAAGTCTTATGGACGTTGAGAATGACAAGCAACAACTTGAAGAGCgtctcaaaaa GAAAGACTTTGAACTAAGTCAACTGAATAACAAAATTGAGGATGAGCAAGCTATTGCCATTCAGCTTCAGAAGAAACTGAAAGAACTTCAA GCCCGCATTGAAGAGCTGGAGGAAGAGCTTGAGGCAGAACGAGCTGCTCGAGCCAAGGTGGAGAAGCAGAGAGCAGACTTGGCTAGAGAGTTAGAGGAGATCAGTGAGAGACTGGAGGAGGCTGGAGGAGCCACAGCCGCCCAGATTGAGATGAACAAGAAGAGGGAGGCTGAGTTCCAGAAACTCCGCAGAGACCTCGAAGAGGCCACGCTGCACCATGAAGCCACCACTGCCACTCTCAGGAAGAAACAAGCCGACACTGTTGCTGACCTGGGAGAACAGATCGACAACCTGCAGAGAGTCAAGCAGAagctggagaaggagaagagCGAGCTTAGACTGGAGCTGGATGATGTAGTCTCCAATATGGAGCACATTCTGAAGACCAAG ATCAATCTTgagaaaacctgcagaactCTTGAAGATCAAATGAACGAATACAAAACCAAGTTTGAAGAGGCGCAACGCTGCATTAATGACTTCAAcatgcaaaaagcaaaacttcaaacagaaaatg gTGAACTCTCTAGGCAGCTGGAGGAAAAGGACTCATTAGTGTCTCAGCTGACAAGAGGAAAAATGTCCTACACTCAACAGATTGAAGATCTGAAGAGGCAGCTTGAAGAGGAGACaaag GCCAAGAATGCACTAGCCCATGCGGTACAGTCTGCTCGCCATGACTGTGACCTCCTCAGGGAGCAGTacgaggaggagcaggaggccAAGGCTGAACTGCAGCGCAGCATGTCCAAGGCCAACTCTGAGGTGGCTCAGTGGAGAACCAAGTACGAAACTGATGCCATCCAGAGAACTGAGGAACTGGAGGAAGCCAA GAAGAAGCTGGCTCAGCGTCTGCAGGAGGCTGAGGAGGCTGTTGAAGCAGTGAATGCCAAGTGCTCCTCTCTGGAGAAGACCAAACACAGGCTGCAGAATGAGATTGAAGATCTCATGGTGGATGTGGAGAGGTctaatgctgctgctgctgctctggacAAGAAGCAAAGGAACTTTGACAAG GTCTTGTCTGAGTGGAAGCAGAAATATGAAGAATCTCAGTGTGAGCTGGAAAGCTCCCAGAAAGAGGCAAGAGCTTTGAGCACTGAGcttttcaaacttaaaaactCCTATGAAGAGTCTCTGGACCATCTGGAGACCATGAAGAGGGAGAACAAGAATCTGCAGG AGGAAATTTCTGACCTCACTGAGCAACTTGGTGAGAGTGGAAAAAATATCCATGAGCTGGAAAAGCTTCGAAAACAGCTGGAACAAGAAAAGAGTGAGATTCAGTCTGCTCTTGAAGAAGCGGAG GCTTCCCTAGAACACGAAGAGGGCAAGATTTTACGGGCCCAATTGGAATTCAACCAAATCAAAGCTGATATTGAACGTAAACTGGCTGAGAAAGATGAGGAAATGGAGCAGTGCAAGAGGAACCTGCAGAGGACAATCGACACCCTGCAGAGTTCTCTTGAGGCCGAGTGCCGCAGCAGGAATGAAGCCCTTCGTCTGAAAAAGAAGATGGAGGGAGACCTCAACGAGATGGAGATCCAGCTTAGCCAAGCCAACAGGCAGGCAGCTGAGTCCCAGAAACAACTCAAGTCTGTTCATGCACATCTGAAG GATTGCCAAATTCAGCTGGATGAGGCGGTTCGGGCCAATGATGACCTTAAAGAGAACATGGCCATTGTTGAAAGACGCAACAACCTGCTTCAGGCAGAACTGGAGGAACTGAGGGGCGCTTTAGAGCAAACCGAACGAAGCCGCAAACTTGCTGAGCAAGAGCTGCTGGATGTTAGTGAGCGGGTGCAGCTACTGCACTCACAG AACACCAGCCTGATAaaccagaagaagaagctggaggGTGATACAGTCCAGCTTCAATCTGAAGTAGAGGACGCGCTGCAGGAATGCAGAAATGCTGAAGAGAAGGCCAAGAAGGCCATCACTGATGCTGCCATGatggcagaggagctgaagaaaGAGCAGGACACCAGCGCTCACCTGGAGCGCATGAAGAAGAACATGGAGCAGACCATCAAAGATTTGCAGCACCGTCTGGATGAAGCTGAACAGATCGCCATGAAGGGAGGCAAGAAGCAGGTCCAGAAGCTCGAGGCCAGG GTGAGGGAACTTGAGAACGAAGTGGAGTCAGAGCAGAAGAAAAGTGGAGAAGCAGTAAAAGGAATGCGCAAATATGAGAGACGCATCAAGGAGCTCACATACCAG ACCGAGGAGGACCGCAAGAATGTTGCACGTCTGCAGGATCTGgttgacaaactgcagcttaaAGTGAAGGCATATAAAAGAGCTGCTGAGGAATCT GAGGAGCAAGCCAACACTCATATGAGCAAGTTCCGCAAGCTGCAACATGAGCTTGACGAGGCTGAAGAGAGAGCTGACATCGCTGAGTCTCAGGTCAACAAGCTCCGTGCCAAGAGCCGCGAtgtggggtcaaaggtcagagacTCCTCCAGATTTGAGCAcgaaaaataa